The Bacteroidota bacterium genomic interval AGCCATCATTTTTTTTCTTGATTATTTCTTTTCAAAGTAAGAATAAATATCCCTCCAAAGATAGTTGGAATAATAATATTTATGAGCCACAATAAATATGCAGCAGCAAGCAATGCCGCAAAATTTGAACTGAATTTTTCAAAAACAAAAATAACGACAGCCCCTCTAATTCCAATTTCTGTAAAAGTTACAGCAGGCAAAACTGACTGAATTACAAAAATTAATGCTACTCCTGTAATTCCTGTAAAAAAGTTTACTTCAATACCAAAAGCCTTTAACAGTAAAAAATATTGAATTGCATAAGTTAAATAACGAATAAGGGAATAAAAGTAGATACGAAGTAATTCGGATTTATTGTATTCTCTAAGAATATCAGCATGTTTTTTAAATTTATCCAGCCACTTAATTTTTTCTAAAAGAATAGTAAATATTGAAACATTAAAAAATAAAATTCCAAGTAATAAGTTTAATAGAATCAATAATATTACAATTAGAATTGAAATTTTATCTAACCAAAACAACAAAGCTATTGAACCGAATAAAAATGTTATCAGCATATTAGAAAGATTACCCACTAATGTAGAAAAAACAGCTTTTGCTTTATTCCCTTTTGTAATAAAGAATATTCTTCCCAGAAATTCTGCCATTCTGTTTGGCACCCAATTATTTATTGTAACACCACTCCAAACAGCTTTATAAGCTTTTAAGAATTTTATATCTTCTATTTTCGAAATAAGAAATTTCCATTTTAATGTTTCTATTCCCCAATTGACAAGCATCAAAATCAAAACTGATGCGATAATTAAATAATCATTTGTGGAAAGAAAAGTAAACTGATGAAAAAAATCATTGAATTTATCAGTTGAAATAACTTTAAAATAAAGATAATAAAGTGTGGCAACAAAAATCAATATTTTGAGGAAACTAAGTGAAAAATGTTTTATTCTGTTTTTGTTAATCAAATTAAATTTTTTAAAATTAAAAATATAGCCAATGGAATTTTAAGTTATCAAATTTGTTGTATTCAAGTGTTGGAGCAGGGAATTTTATAAAGCCGAATGCTGAAAAAAGAATTTTCAAAATTTTTGAATTAGTTTCAATTTTACTAAGATCAATATCAGGAGCAAAATAAAATTGTTTATATACTTCGAAATGAGGAACGGGCTTTCCGTCAACTTCGGTTGGGTTTCCATAGCCTGCAAGCAATCCATCTGCACCATAGCCAAAAGCAAAATTTAGCCATTTAGGAAATTTTGATTCTTCTTGTAAAAAAGACTTAACATTTAATGAATACCAGTTAGTATGTCCGTTGTAGTCCTTTAACATCCGCTCTGCAAAACTATGTCCCAGAACATCAGGATTATATTTTTGAAATTCTGAATAATGGTCGGAAAACTTAAGTTTTAATCTTTGTTCGTTCCATAAAAGTTCTTGCCCTATTAATAATCCTGCTCCTGTAAAATTAGCAATAATATCACCGGGAGAAGCTCCCCAACCATCAGAATAACCATCAAAAATTTCAACAGAAGTCATGAATGCTAAGCCAAGCGTTCCTCCATACCAAATCGCTTTGTTCCTTTTTACACCTGCCCAATTCAGTGCTTCCATTCCAATTTTTCCTACATAATATGAAGTAAGAGTATGTCCGCATTTATCAATAGATTCCCAGCCATCATTATCATTAAAAATATGAAACGTACTCATAGGGTAATCAGAAAACCAAAGCTTGTAAAGTCCAATCATACTAACTGTATAACCAACAGTTTCTAAAGAGATTACAGTAATAAGCTTTTTAGAATTATACTCCTTTTCCTTGATTTGGCTAAAGCCTGAAAAAATTACTGTTATCAATAAAATTAATGTTAATGTGAAATATTTTTTCATTTTGCAATAAATGTAACCACGATTAGTAAGTTTAAAAAATAAAATTGCTACAAAAGTAAAATATTTTAACCTTATTCTTTAACTTTTTACTATCTTTAAAATCTTATTGAAAACTTATTTATGCAAGAGAAAGTAATATTAGGGATTGACCCGGGAACAACAATTATGGGTTACGGACTAATAAAATCCGATGGTAAAAAAATGGAATTGATAACTTTTGGAGTTATTCATTTAAGCAAATACAAAACACATTTGTTAAAATTAAAACATATTTTTGAACGTTCTCTACATCTTGTTGAATATTACAAACCCGATGAGCTTGCTATTGAAGCACCTTTTTATGGAAAAAATGTTCAATCAATGTTGAAACTAGGCAGAGCACAAGGAGCATCAATATCGGCAGCACTTTACCGTGATATTCCCATTACCGAATACGCACCGAAAAGAATAAAACAATCAATTACAGGAAATGGAAATGCATCTAAAGAACAAGTTGCATCAATGCTAATCAGCATGCTAAATATCAAACACATCCCAAAACACCTTGATGCAACAGACGGACTGGCAGCAGCAGTAACACATCATTTTAGTGGCAATCAAATCAAAGGCAGTAATTCGAATAGCAGTAACTCATGGAGTTCTTTTATAAAAAACAATCCTGATAAAGTAAAATGAAATATTCATAAAAATTAGCAATTCAAAAATTAAGCAAATCAAATTCTGAAATAACGCTAACTTAATGTACTTTTGCTTAGTTTTTTAAACACAAAATTTTTATAATGATTGAAGAGTGGAAAGTTATTGTAAATCCGAATGCGGGAATAAATAAAGGAGAAAAAGACTGGGATGAAATATCATCATTGCTAAAAAAATATGACATCAATTTTTCACATATTTTTACAAAAGAAATAGGACATGCTATTGAACTTACAAAAGAATTTGTAAAA includes:
- a CDS encoding lysylphosphatidylglycerol synthase domain-containing protein → MINKNRIKHFSLSFLKILIFVATLYYLYFKVISTDKFNDFFHQFTFLSTNDYLIIASVLILMLVNWGIETLKWKFLISKIEDIKFLKAYKAVWSGVTINNWVPNRMAEFLGRIFFITKGNKAKAVFSTLVGNLSNMLITFLFGSIALLFWLDKISILIVILLILLNLLLGILFFNVSIFTILLEKIKWLDKFKKHADILREYNKSELLRIYFYSLIRYLTYAIQYFLLLKAFGIEVNFFTGITGVALIFVIQSVLPAVTFTEIGIRGAVVIFVFEKFSSNFAALLAAAYLLWLINIIIPTIFGGIFILTLKRNNQEKK
- a CDS encoding DUF2279 domain-containing protein, with the translated sequence MKKYFTLTLILLITVIFSGFSQIKEKEYNSKKLITVISLETVGYTVSMIGLYKLWFSDYPMSTFHIFNDNDGWESIDKCGHTLTSYYVGKIGMEALNWAGVKRNKAIWYGGTLGLAFMTSVEIFDGYSDGWGASPGDIIANFTGAGLLIGQELLWNEQRLKLKFSDHYSEFQKYNPDVLGHSFAERMLKDYNGHTNWYSLNVKSFLQEESKFPKWLNFAFGYGADGLLAGYGNPTEVDGKPVPHFEVYKQFYFAPDIDLSKIETNSKILKILFSAFGFIKFPAPTLEYNKFDNLKFHWLYF
- the ruvC gene encoding crossover junction endodeoxyribonuclease RuvC, whose translation is MQEKVILGIDPGTTIMGYGLIKSDGKKMELITFGVIHLSKYKTHLLKLKHIFERSLHLVEYYKPDELAIEAPFYGKNVQSMLKLGRAQGASISAALYRDIPITEYAPKRIKQSITGNGNASKEQVASMLISMLNIKHIPKHLDATDGLAAAVTHHFSGNQIKGSNSNSSNSWSSFIKNNPDKVK